One Rhodococcus sp. P1Y DNA window includes the following coding sequences:
- a CDS encoding MDR family MFS transporter, with amino-acid sequence MATNKIADVGFRSERGPVLISLMLSTSLVALDSTIIATAVLSIVDDLGGFSQFPWLFSIYLLAQAVSVPIYGKLADLFGRKKVMLWGIGVFLLGSILCGLAWSMPALIAFRAVQGLGAGAVQPMSITIAGDIYTLQERAKVQGYLASVWAMSSVLGPALGGIFSEFLSWRWIFFVNIPLCLLAAWMLIRRFHEGPVERSKPKIDYLGAGLLTVGAAALLLGLLEGGQTWAWASGMSVGIFALGVVSLALFTWQQTRAEEPILPLWVFTRRVLVVSSLVSLLVGAVVLGLTSYVPTFVQGVLGTGAIVAGFALATLTLGWPIAASLSGKFYLRFGFRATALTGGSIAVLGTGLATLIGKGSQIWMIAAVCFVVGLGMGLIASPTLIAAQSAVDWSERGVATSTNMFARSIGSAVGVAVFGAIVNARVSGDPEPEQLSDAIHLVFLGVFGAAVLMLLAAALMPGRGSAPVARLGAAEGT; translated from the coding sequence ATGGCAACGAACAAGATCGCAGACGTCGGCTTCCGCTCCGAACGTGGGCCCGTACTCATTTCTCTGATGCTGAGCACCTCCCTCGTCGCGCTCGATTCGACGATCATCGCGACAGCCGTCCTGTCGATCGTGGACGACCTCGGCGGTTTCAGCCAGTTTCCCTGGTTGTTCTCGATCTACCTGCTGGCACAGGCCGTATCGGTGCCGATCTACGGCAAGTTGGCCGACTTGTTCGGACGCAAGAAGGTCATGCTCTGGGGCATCGGCGTCTTTCTGCTCGGCTCGATTCTGTGCGGACTGGCGTGGTCGATGCCTGCGTTGATCGCGTTCCGCGCGGTCCAGGGCCTCGGCGCAGGCGCCGTTCAGCCGATGTCCATAACGATCGCGGGCGATATCTACACGCTGCAGGAACGCGCGAAAGTGCAGGGCTATCTGGCAAGTGTGTGGGCGATGTCGTCGGTGCTGGGACCGGCCCTCGGCGGGATCTTCTCCGAGTTCCTGTCGTGGCGATGGATCTTCTTCGTCAACATCCCGCTGTGCCTGTTGGCCGCCTGGATGCTGATCCGACGCTTCCACGAGGGGCCAGTCGAGCGCTCGAAGCCCAAGATCGACTACCTTGGCGCCGGACTGCTCACCGTCGGCGCCGCCGCACTGCTGCTCGGGTTGTTGGAGGGCGGTCAGACGTGGGCATGGGCGTCGGGCATGTCCGTCGGGATCTTCGCCCTCGGCGTCGTCTCGCTCGCACTGTTCACGTGGCAGCAGACCCGCGCTGAAGAACCGATCCTGCCGCTGTGGGTGTTCACGCGACGCGTACTCGTCGTCAGCAGTCTCGTCTCCCTGCTCGTCGGCGCGGTGGTGCTGGGGTTGACGTCGTACGTCCCGACCTTCGTTCAGGGTGTACTCGGCACCGGCGCCATCGTGGCCGGGTTCGCGCTGGCAACTCTGACGCTCGGTTGGCCGATCGCCGCGTCGCTGTCGGGCAAGTTCTATCTACGTTTCGGGTTCCGTGCCACGGCGTTGACGGGTGGTTCCATCGCGGTTCTCGGCACCGGGTTGGCGACGTTGATCGGCAAGGGCTCCCAGATCTGGATGATCGCCGCGGTGTGCTTCGTCGTCGGCCTCGGGATGGGTCTCATCGCGAGCCCCACGTTGATCGCCGCGCAGTCCGCGGTCGATTGGTCCGAGCGAGGCGTCGCGACGTCCACCAACATGTTCGCCCGGTCCATCGGCAGCGCCGTGGGCGTCGCGGTCTTCGGCGCGATCGTCAACGCCCGAGTCTCAGGGGATCCGGAGCCCGAACAACTGTCCGACGCCATCCATCTGGTCTTCCTCGGTGTCTTCGGGGCCGCGGTCCTGATGCTCCTTGCCGCTGCCCTGATGCCCGGCCGGGGCTCCGCCCCAGTGGCGCGATTAGGTGCCGCGGAAGGCACTTAA
- a CDS encoding phosphoribosylaminoimidazolesuccinocarboxamide synthase: protein MRPTLSSYQHLAGGKVRDLYIVDDDHLLLVASDRISAYDHVLDTPIPDKGRVLTAMSVFFFEELGGVNHLAGDPLDERIPQELLGRALVVKRLEMVPIECVARGYLTGSGLSDYQKTGAVCGVALPEGLVESSKLDEPIFTPAAKAALGEHDENVDYAAVVDKVGEELAFKLREDTLEIYVRAANFALDRGIILADTKFEFGQDSDGNLVLADEVLTPDSSRYWPADSYSEGRVQPSFDKQYVRDWLTGESGWDRHGDAPPPALPDEVVAATRARYIEAYERISGLNFDDWVKP, encoded by the coding sequence GTGCGCCCAACACTGAGTAGCTACCAGCATCTGGCCGGCGGCAAGGTTCGTGATCTCTACATCGTCGACGACGACCACCTTCTCCTCGTCGCAAGCGACCGCATCTCTGCCTACGACCACGTCCTCGACACTCCGATCCCCGACAAGGGACGTGTTCTGACGGCGATGAGCGTGTTCTTCTTCGAAGAACTCGGGGGAGTGAATCACCTCGCCGGCGATCCGCTCGACGAGCGGATTCCGCAGGAGCTGCTCGGCCGAGCACTCGTCGTCAAGCGTCTCGAGATGGTCCCGATCGAATGCGTCGCGCGTGGATACCTGACGGGCTCCGGCTTGTCGGACTACCAGAAGACCGGCGCGGTCTGCGGCGTCGCTCTGCCGGAGGGCCTTGTCGAATCGAGCAAGCTCGACGAGCCGATCTTCACTCCGGCGGCAAAGGCCGCCCTCGGTGAGCACGACGAGAACGTGGATTACGCGGCCGTGGTCGACAAGGTCGGCGAAGAGCTGGCGTTCAAACTCCGCGAGGACACGCTCGAAATCTACGTCCGCGCTGCGAACTTCGCGCTGGATCGCGGAATCATCCTGGCCGATACCAAGTTCGAATTCGGGCAGGACTCGGACGGCAATCTCGTTCTCGCCGACGAGGTCCTGACGCCGGACTCCTCGCGCTACTGGCCTGCTGACAGCTACTCCGAAGGGCGCGTCCAGCCGAGTTTCGACAAGCAATACGTTCGCGACTGGCTGACGGGCGAGTCGGGGTGGGATCGTCACGGCGACGCACCGCCACCAGCGCTGCCCGACGAGGTCGTCGCGGCGACACGTGCACGGTACATCGAGGCCTACGAACGTATTTCGGGCCTCAACTTCGACGATTGGGTCAAGCCATGA
- a CDS encoding glutathione peroxidase, producing the protein MTEVQNIGINTLGGAPTSLDEYAGRAVLVVNVASKCGLTPQYATLEKLATEYAAKGLSVIGVPCNQFGGQEPGTAEEIETFCSTTYGVTFPITEKIEVNGENRHPLYAELTKTEDADGTAGDIQWNFEKFLISPDGVVTNRFRPRTEPDAPEVLAAIDKILPKESIAV; encoded by the coding sequence ATGACTGAAGTCCAGAACATCGGCATCAACACGCTGGGCGGTGCGCCCACCTCGCTCGATGAGTACGCAGGGAGGGCGGTCTTGGTGGTCAATGTCGCCTCCAAGTGCGGCTTGACCCCGCAGTACGCCACGCTCGAGAAGCTGGCCACCGAATACGCGGCGAAGGGACTGTCGGTCATCGGCGTTCCCTGCAACCAGTTCGGCGGACAGGAACCCGGCACCGCCGAGGAGATCGAGACGTTCTGCTCGACCACCTACGGCGTCACTTTCCCCATCACGGAGAAGATCGAGGTCAACGGCGAGAACCGGCACCCGCTGTACGCCGAGCTCACCAAGACCGAGGATGCCGACGGCACCGCAGGCGACATCCAGTGGAACTTCGAGAAGTTCCTGATCTCGCCCGACGGCGTCGTCACCAACCGCTTTCGTCCTCGTACCGAACCGGACGCGCCCGAGGTCCTCGCAGCGATCGACAAGATTCTGCCGAAGGAATCCATCGCCGTTTAG
- a CDS encoding S9 family peptidase encodes MTVTPPIAKQVPLERTHHGDTFVDNYEWLRAKEDPEVIAYLEAENAYTQQQTEGLEELRGKIFDEIKSRTQEADLSVPTRVGNWWYYSRTLEGKSYGLQCRCAVDSPDDWTPPTLSGEVPGEQVLLDSNVEAEGHSFFSLGAFSISEDGNLLAYSTDTEGDERYTLRFKDLRTGELLADEIEKVSTGATWAVDHQHVFYQTVDESWRPDTVWRHKLGTPSSEDVKVFHEPDESYWVGFGSTRSEKYLMIWVGSKITSECLVLESENPEGEFRVVLPRETGVEYSVDHAVVKGEDRFLIQHNGSVNGWGTEGEKAENFLLADAPVDDPSNQTILVPHRDDVRLEDVDAFADHLVLNYRREALTRLAIWPLGPEGYGEYKELEFDEELFAVGAGSNPEWKQPLLRLVYTSFITPGQVYDYDLATGELLLRKSQPVLGDFDASQYVQHRDWAVAPDGTRIPLSIVLRKDVPDGPAPTLLYGYGSYEASMDPAFSVARLSLLDRGIVFVVAHVRGGGEMGRHWYENGKTLTKKNTFTDFVAAAQHLIDSGRTSPKHLVADGGSAGGLLMGAVANLAPELFNGILANVPFVDPLTSILDPSLPLTVIEWDEWGNPLADKEVYEYMKSYSPYENIEAKDYPAILAITSINDTRVLYVEPAKWVAALRATKTGDSDLLLKTEMSAGHGGVSGRYEKWKEAAFEYAWIVQQTGAA; translated from the coding sequence ATGACAGTTACTCCTCCTATTGCCAAGCAAGTCCCGCTCGAGCGCACCCACCACGGGGACACCTTCGTCGACAACTACGAGTGGTTGCGTGCGAAGGAAGATCCCGAGGTGATCGCCTACCTCGAAGCCGAGAACGCGTACACGCAGCAGCAGACCGAAGGACTCGAAGAGCTACGCGGCAAGATCTTCGACGAGATCAAATCGCGTACGCAGGAGGCGGACCTGTCGGTCCCGACCCGAGTCGGTAACTGGTGGTACTACTCGCGCACGTTGGAGGGCAAGTCGTACGGTCTCCAGTGCCGGTGCGCCGTAGATTCACCCGACGACTGGACGCCGCCGACTCTCTCCGGAGAGGTACCCGGTGAGCAAGTTCTTCTGGACTCCAACGTCGAGGCGGAGGGCCACTCCTTCTTCTCGCTCGGTGCCTTCTCCATCAGCGAGGACGGCAACCTGCTCGCCTATTCGACGGACACCGAGGGTGACGAGCGATACACGTTGCGCTTCAAGGATCTTCGCACCGGCGAACTGCTCGCCGACGAGATCGAGAAGGTGTCGACGGGTGCAACGTGGGCCGTGGACCACCAACACGTCTTCTATCAGACCGTCGACGAGTCCTGGCGTCCCGACACCGTGTGGCGTCACAAGCTCGGAACGCCCTCCTCGGAGGACGTCAAGGTCTTCCACGAGCCCGACGAAAGCTACTGGGTCGGGTTCGGGTCGACCCGCAGCGAGAAGTACCTGATGATCTGGGTCGGCTCGAAGATCACCTCGGAGTGCCTGGTCCTCGAATCCGAGAACCCCGAGGGCGAGTTCCGCGTCGTACTTCCCCGTGAGACCGGTGTCGAGTACAGCGTCGACCATGCTGTGGTCAAGGGAGAAGACCGATTCCTGATCCAGCACAACGGGTCCGTCAACGGATGGGGCACCGAGGGCGAGAAAGCGGAGAACTTCCTGCTCGCCGACGCACCCGTCGACGATCCGTCGAATCAGACGATCCTGGTCCCGCACCGCGACGATGTTCGTCTCGAGGACGTCGACGCCTTTGCCGACCACCTCGTGCTCAACTACCGCCGCGAAGCGCTGACGCGACTGGCGATCTGGCCACTCGGACCCGAGGGCTACGGCGAATACAAGGAACTCGAATTCGACGAGGAACTCTTTGCCGTCGGTGCAGGCTCGAATCCCGAGTGGAAGCAGCCGTTGCTGCGTCTGGTGTACACCTCGTTCATCACTCCTGGCCAGGTCTACGACTACGACCTGGCGACGGGCGAGCTGCTCTTGCGTAAGTCGCAGCCGGTGCTGGGGGATTTCGATGCTTCCCAGTACGTCCAGCACCGTGATTGGGCGGTGGCACCGGACGGTACCCGGATTCCGCTGTCGATCGTCCTGCGCAAGGATGTTCCCGACGGGCCTGCACCCACGCTGCTGTACGGCTACGGCTCCTACGAGGCGTCGATGGATCCGGCGTTCTCGGTGGCACGACTCTCGCTGCTCGACCGCGGAATCGTGTTCGTCGTCGCACACGTGCGCGGTGGCGGCGAGATGGGCCGTCACTGGTACGAAAACGGCAAGACGCTCACGAAGAAGAACACCTTCACCGACTTCGTAGCGGCTGCACAGCATTTGATCGACAGTGGTCGCACGTCACCGAAGCACCTCGTCGCCGACGGTGGTAGCGCGGGCGGGCTGTTGATGGGAGCCGTCGCGAACCTGGCGCCCGAGCTGTTCAACGGGATTCTCGCCAACGTGCCGTTCGTCGATCCGTTGACCTCCATTCTCGATCCGTCGCTACCGTTGACGGTCATCGAGTGGGACGAGTGGGGTAACCCGTTGGCGGACAAGGAAGTGTACGAGTACATGAAGTCGTACAGCCCTTACGAGAACATCGAGGCCAAGGACTACCCGGCGATCCTCGCGATCACTTCGATCAACGACACCAGGGTGCTCTACGTCGAACCCGCCAAATGGGTTGCGGCTCTGCGGGCTACCAAGACCGGTGATTCGGACTTGTTGCTCAAGACGGAAATGAGCGCAGGTCATGGCGGTGTCAGCGGTCGGTACGAGAAGTGGAAGGAAGCGGCGTTCGAGTACGCCTGGATCGTGCAGCAGACCGGCGCGGCCTGA
- a CDS encoding response regulator, whose protein sequence is MIRVLIVEDEPLIAEAHRSYVERVSGFTVVAMAHTGSAALRAAAEAVDPIDLVLLDIGLPDANGIDVAAALGGLRPSPDVIAITSERDLSVVRSAVAHGVVLYLLKPFTFAAFRDKLERYREFHDALPAGENAASQRDIDRAMSHLRTADERASTPKGIAPQTMDGVTAIVRDAPGGLNASEAAALVGVSRVTAWRYLERLADDGLVTRNTEYGKAGRPQVRYVWR, encoded by the coding sequence ATGATTCGCGTACTGATCGTCGAGGACGAACCCCTCATCGCCGAGGCTCACCGCAGCTATGTCGAGCGGGTTTCCGGCTTCACCGTCGTCGCCATGGCGCACACCGGATCAGCCGCATTGCGAGCAGCCGCGGAGGCCGTCGATCCGATCGACCTGGTGCTGCTGGACATCGGACTACCCGACGCCAACGGCATCGACGTAGCCGCGGCACTCGGAGGGCTGCGACCGAGTCCCGACGTCATAGCCATCACCTCCGAGCGCGACCTGTCGGTGGTGCGCTCGGCGGTGGCGCACGGCGTGGTTCTGTATCTACTGAAGCCGTTCACGTTCGCGGCATTTCGCGACAAACTCGAACGATATCGCGAATTTCACGACGCACTGCCCGCAGGCGAGAACGCGGCGAGCCAGCGCGACATCGATCGAGCGATGTCGCACCTGCGCACGGCCGACGAACGAGCGTCGACACCCAAAGGCATTGCGCCGCAGACCATGGACGGTGTCACCGCCATCGTTCGCGACGCTCCGGGCGGCCTCAATGCGTCCGAGGCCGCCGCGCTTGTCGGAGTGTCCCGCGTGACGGCCTGGCGCTACCTCGAACGCCTCGCCGACGACGGTCTGGTCACCCGAAACACCGAGTACGGCAAAGCCGGTCGCCCCCAGGTGCGGTACGTCTGGCGGTAG
- a CDS encoding sensor histidine kinase, with protein sequence MSVAGQVLVLQLIVMAVIVLAGGFLTIVNERTNSDDATRREVTAIAASIANEPSTPISIASEDPTARLQPETERIRAITGVDFIVVMAPDRTRFTHTTVDLIGQPFSGNIDRALAGETFTETYVGSLGPSIRAVTPVTDVDGDIVGLVSAGVTRDKISDQFLAGLPLIIGVVISAFIVATAGSVALSRRLRRQTLGMAPDELRSMYEHHDAVLHSISEGLVVFGKGDTAEIVNDEARRLLDLPDGPVRRQDLPESLRDMSSGGELHLTDTRVLVVNQDPVMWEGRSLGDVLTIRDRTELQGVMGELDSVRSFAESLRSQAHESANRLHTVITMVELGRPQEAVEFATADLELSQNLIDRLMGSVNEPALAALLLGKASQAAEQGVELTITEDTALDHAGILTPRELVTLVGNLIDNAIDASKESEQPWVEVTVRDSATELLVRVSDSGPGMGEDVLRNALRRGYSTKSGSRGLGLALVTQIVGRYHGSLTSEVTYGSVLTVTIPADAS encoded by the coding sequence ATGAGCGTTGCGGGACAAGTCCTGGTTCTGCAGTTGATCGTCATGGCCGTCATCGTGCTCGCCGGTGGCTTCCTGACGATCGTCAACGAGAGAACCAACAGCGACGACGCGACGCGACGCGAGGTGACCGCCATCGCGGCCAGCATCGCGAACGAACCATCGACGCCGATATCGATCGCGTCCGAAGACCCGACGGCTCGCCTCCAACCGGAGACAGAACGGATCCGAGCGATCACAGGAGTCGACTTCATCGTCGTGATGGCCCCCGACCGAACGCGTTTCACCCACACGACCGTCGACCTCATCGGTCAGCCGTTCAGTGGAAACATCGATCGTGCTCTCGCGGGCGAGACGTTCACGGAGACATACGTCGGCTCTCTCGGCCCGTCGATCCGCGCGGTCACGCCCGTCACCGACGTCGACGGCGACATCGTCGGACTCGTCTCGGCCGGTGTGACCCGCGACAAGATCAGTGACCAATTCTTGGCCGGGCTGCCGCTGATCATCGGGGTCGTCATCTCGGCCTTCATCGTCGCGACCGCAGGCTCGGTAGCCCTGAGCCGGCGACTGCGTCGGCAAACGCTCGGCATGGCGCCGGACGAACTGCGTTCGATGTACGAGCATCACGACGCCGTACTCCACTCGATCAGCGAGGGCCTGGTCGTCTTCGGCAAAGGCGATACCGCCGAAATCGTCAACGACGAAGCCAGGCGGCTTCTCGATCTTCCCGACGGGCCGGTCCGTCGCCAAGATCTTCCCGAGTCGTTGCGGGACATGAGTTCCGGCGGCGAACTTCACCTGACCGACACCCGCGTGCTCGTCGTCAATCAGGATCCGGTGATGTGGGAGGGACGAAGCCTCGGCGACGTCCTTACCATTCGCGATCGAACCGAGCTTCAAGGCGTGATGGGCGAGCTGGACTCGGTGCGCAGTTTCGCCGAATCGCTGCGGTCCCAGGCGCACGAGTCCGCCAACCGGTTGCACACGGTCATCACCATGGTGGAATTGGGACGTCCGCAGGAAGCCGTCGAATTCGCGACGGCCGATCTCGAACTCTCGCAGAACCTCATCGACCGGCTGATGGGCTCCGTCAACGAGCCTGCCCTCGCTGCACTCCTACTCGGAAAGGCGAGCCAGGCTGCCGAGCAGGGCGTGGAACTCACCATCACCGAGGACACCGCGCTCGATCACGCCGGGATACTCACTCCACGCGAATTGGTCACCCTGGTCGGCAATCTGATAGACAATGCAATCGATGCGTCGAAGGAATCCGAACAGCCGTGGGTCGAAGTGACCGTTCGTGATTCGGCGACGGAACTGCTGGTCAGAGTCTCCGACAGCGGACCGGGCATGGGTGAGGATGTTCTCCGGAACGCGCTGCGGCGGGGCTACTCCACCAAATCCGGATCGCGCGGGCTCGGACTCGCGCTCGTGACACAGATCGTGGGGCGCTATCACGGATCGCTGACGTCGGAGGTCACCTACGGTTCCGTTCTGACGGTCACTATCCCTGCCGACGCCTCATGA
- a CDS encoding ABC transporter substrate-binding protein: MSDTLIRRRGLRVLAVLAGVAIGLSGCSSSDSGTTGDASNDTRVISTDKGDVTVPAEPQRIAVLSAGLAGYLFTLDAPIAITDTRLLGVTNLDGGFPPQWAEKAEEQGTKELPAGEALNIEAIAQAEPDLIIGGGQGISAVQADEAYDQLTAIAPTVLIPTTVNTWQGQLEAVADAAGESDKVDGLLQAYDDKVAEVKDAITVPGSPVSYLLSLSTNEPAFIPQTATLPDLLKNVGLEPDDVLTKANNPELYGSGDSFIISPELLAPVASAPVIIVVPVAGRSLEELKQDPAYAGLPAFASGNVFELPATSYRPDYDGVISTLDQVQTLFAK; encoded by the coding sequence TTGTCCGACACACTTATTCGACGACGCGGTCTGCGTGTCCTTGCTGTCTTAGCAGGGGTTGCGATCGGTTTGTCCGGGTGCAGTAGTAGTGATAGCGGCACCACCGGCGATGCGAGCAACGACACCCGGGTGATCTCGACGGACAAAGGTGATGTCACCGTGCCTGCAGAACCGCAGCGCATTGCCGTTCTGTCGGCAGGCCTGGCCGGTTACCTGTTCACGCTCGACGCGCCGATCGCGATCACCGATACCCGGTTGCTCGGTGTCACCAACCTCGACGGCGGGTTCCCGCCGCAGTGGGCAGAGAAGGCGGAGGAGCAGGGCACCAAGGAGCTCCCCGCAGGCGAGGCATTGAACATCGAGGCGATAGCGCAGGCCGAACCCGACCTCATCATCGGTGGTGGACAGGGCATTTCAGCGGTCCAGGCCGACGAGGCGTACGACCAGTTGACTGCAATAGCGCCGACTGTGTTGATCCCGACGACCGTCAACACCTGGCAGGGCCAGCTCGAAGCCGTAGCCGATGCAGCAGGCGAGTCCGACAAGGTCGACGGGCTTCTTCAGGCGTACGACGACAAGGTGGCCGAGGTCAAGGACGCCATCACCGTTCCGGGATCGCCCGTCTCGTACCTGTTGTCGCTCAGCACCAACGAACCGGCGTTCATTCCTCAGACCGCTACGTTGCCGGACCTGCTGAAGAACGTCGGACTAGAGCCGGACGACGTGCTCACCAAGGCGAACAATCCCGAGCTGTACGGTTCGGGTGATTCGTTCATCATCAGCCCCGAACTTCTCGCGCCGGTCGCGAGCGCACCGGTGATCATCGTCGTTCCGGTGGCCGGCCGGAGCCTGGAAGAACTGAAGCAGGATCCCGCCTACGCAGGCTTGCCGGCATTCGCGTCGGGCAACGTTTTCGAATTGCCCGCCACGAGTTACCGACCGGATTACGACGGGGTCATCTCGACCCTGGATCAGGTCCAGACGCTGTTCGCCAAGTAG
- a CDS encoding DUF2334 domain-containing protein, giving the protein MSGALIVSVSGIRDDTCEYAAEFARELDKRGVALSLLVAPRLKDKYRLTQDESTQDWLRNRRDLGDAIILHGYDQAATKSRRAEFATLPRHEAKLRLMAADRVMEQTGLRTRVFAAPRWIASPGAVSALPEAGFRMIAGLSGIHDLESGAVVRSRVLGIGEGFKAEPWWCRALVIGAGRTARRGGTVRLAVSAKQLGRSGPRQAILDAVDLALYSGATPGVYEHVRRMKAA; this is encoded by the coding sequence ATGTCTGGAGCACTGATCGTGTCGGTGAGCGGAATCAGGGACGACACTTGCGAGTACGCGGCGGAGTTTGCACGCGAGCTCGACAAGCGCGGTGTGGCGCTCTCACTCCTCGTTGCCCCGCGATTGAAGGACAAGTATCGGCTGACGCAGGACGAGAGCACCCAGGACTGGCTGCGTAACCGTCGGGACCTCGGCGACGCGATCATTCTGCACGGCTACGACCAGGCTGCGACGAAGAGCCGTCGCGCCGAATTCGCCACTCTTCCGCGGCACGAAGCGAAACTGAGATTGATGGCTGCCGATCGAGTGATGGAGCAAACCGGTCTGCGCACCCGGGTTTTCGCGGCGCCGCGGTGGATCGCGTCGCCCGGGGCGGTGTCCGCGCTCCCCGAAGCGGGGTTCCGGATGATCGCCGGGCTCAGCGGCATTCACGATCTGGAGTCGGGTGCGGTTGTACGGAGCCGGGTACTGGGGATCGGCGAGGGATTCAAGGCAGAACCCTGGTGGTGCAGGGCATTGGTGATCGGAGCCGGCCGGACTGCACGACGCGGCGGAACGGTTCGATTGGCAGTCAGCGCAAAGCAACTCGGCCGCAGCGGCCCGCGTCAGGCGATCCTTGACGCCGTTGATCTCGCGCTCTACAGCGGCGCGACCCCCGGCGTCTACGAGCACGTCCGACGCATGAAGGCGGCATAG
- a CDS encoding cation:dicarboxylate symporter family transporter codes for MTTSIDADGNGNPVAEPKKKRDRTHWLYIAVIIAVIGGVIVGLTAKTFAVELAVLGTLFVSLIKMMISPVIFCTIVLGIGSVRAAASVGKVGGLALAYFIAMSTIALGIGMVVGNLIQPGTGLDIPSSGAGEEYAKTAEGAGGTMDFIAGIIPESLLSSLTAGSVLQTLFVAILVGFALQAMGKQGEGILKGIGAVQKLVFRILTMILWLAPIGAFGAIAGVVGKTGFDAVIQLGTLMLAFYITCFIFVFGFLGMILKFVSGFSIFKLVKYLAREYLLIVATSSSESALPRLIAKMEHVGVERTTVGIVVPTGYSFNLDGTAIYLTMASIFIADAMNMPLSIPEQFSLLLFMIIASKGAAGVSGAGLATLAGGLSSHRPELLDGVGLIVGIDRFMSEARAVTNFSGNAVATLLIGTWTKTIDASRVKTVLDGDMPFDEETMVDDHLPEDDKRVVDGDDRHVALDKAVAKA; via the coding sequence ATGACTACCAGCATCGATGCTGACGGCAACGGAAACCCGGTCGCCGAACCCAAGAAGAAGCGCGACAGGACTCACTGGCTCTACATTGCGGTGATCATTGCCGTGATCGGCGGCGTCATCGTCGGTCTGACGGCAAAGACGTTCGCGGTCGAGCTGGCAGTGCTCGGAACACTGTTCGTCAGCTTGATCAAGATGATGATCAGCCCGGTCATCTTCTGCACGATCGTGCTCGGCATCGGTTCGGTCCGGGCCGCCGCGAGTGTCGGCAAGGTCGGTGGCCTGGCCCTCGCTTACTTCATCGCGATGTCGACCATCGCCCTTGGAATCGGCATGGTCGTCGGTAACCTGATCCAGCCGGGCACCGGCCTGGACATCCCCTCTTCAGGAGCCGGCGAAGAGTACGCCAAGACCGCGGAGGGCGCCGGCGGCACGATGGACTTCATCGCCGGCATCATCCCCGAATCGCTGCTCTCGTCGCTGACTGCCGGATCCGTGCTGCAGACACTCTTCGTCGCGATCCTGGTCGGCTTCGCACTGCAGGCAATGGGCAAGCAAGGCGAAGGCATCCTCAAGGGCATCGGTGCAGTGCAGAAGCTCGTCTTCCGCATCTTGACGATGATCCTGTGGCTCGCGCCGATCGGTGCCTTCGGCGCCATTGCAGGCGTCGTCGGCAAGACCGGCTTCGACGCAGTGATTCAGCTCGGCACGCTGATGCTGGCGTTCTACATCACCTGCTTCATCTTCGTGTTCGGCTTCCTCGGAATGATCCTGAAGTTCGTCTCCGGCTTCTCGATCTTCAAGCTCGTCAAGTACCTCGCTCGTGAGTACCTGCTCATCGTCGCCACCAGCTCCTCCGAGTCGGCGCTGCCGCGTCTGATCGCCAAGATGGAGCACGTCGGAGTCGAGCGCACCACCGTCGGCATCGTCGTCCCGACCGGCTACTCGTTCAACCTGGACGGCACCGCGATCTACCTGACGATGGCCTCGATCTTCATCGCCGATGCCATGAACATGCCGCTCTCGATCCCCGAGCAGTTCTCCTTGCTTCTGTTCATGATCATCGCGTCCAAGGGCGCGGCCGGTGTATCCGGTGCCGGTCTGGCAACGTTGGCCGGCGGCCTGTCGAGCCACCGTCCCGAGCTCCTCGACGGCGTCGGCCTGATCGTCGGCATCGACCGGTTCATGTCCGAGGCTCGTGCGGTCACGAACTTCTCGGGCAACGCCGTCGCCACCCTGCTCATCGGCACTTGGACCAAGACGATCGACGCCTCACGCGTCAAGACCGTGCTCGACGGCGACATGCCGTTCGACGAGGAGACCATGGTCGACGACCACCTGCCCGAAGACGACAAGCGAGTGGTCGACGGCGATGACCGTCACGTCGCCCTCGATAAAGCCGTCGCCAAGGCATAG